A region of Clostridium acetobutylicum ATCC 824 DNA encodes the following proteins:
- a CDS encoding GH36-type glycosyl hydrolase domain-containing protein: MLYVYIFLLCLIIFLIYILRDINRKKSYNHNGKINLHEDFHNDYLDAIKKYNSMPKRKSRSVLIKKLDRSYKGLLRGYEYFDREIRNKKEIVPAAEWLLDNLYLIEKEYKDIKHNMPEICYKKLPIVIEGAFRGLPRAYYLGMKIVNKLDGKISEDTVVSYVHEYQKKSILTSSEIWALPLMFRMAVIQNIGRITESMVFAQNEKAKADKLGYEIINSGNANSEKIRKLLKDEGIMTSHFIERFIKILRDNGVDNKEVYDYIDRKLEMQETTTSEMVVLEHQRQAEFQVLMGNCINAIREIEALNWKQCFEKLSIVESILKDDPSNIYKSMDFSSKDYYRHNIEKISRRMKIPESFVARAAVRCAREDDSESDIKKHVGYYIIDEGIDRLKNKIGIREKGISRIMSTLNNHKVGVYIWINILGTIALSLFLLYLIFRGTNEYRNWIYVLGFLAILIPCSEMVNSVLNWSVNHLTTPKFVCKIELPKGIPDYAKTIVVIPAIINSARKAKNLIENLEVYYLANKEKNLYFALLGDFRDSNIKTEESDYKINKVALRAVKDLNKKYCQNEREIFFFLNRERKLNTSEGKWIGWERKRGKLMEFNSLLRGDKNTSYNVISGSLKELYDAKYIITLDEDTRMPRDTAKKLIGAMIHVLNIPVIKENKVIRGYGVMQPRVNINSISANKTIYSKVFSGEAGIDTYSTAVSDVYQDLFGEGIFAGKGIYNIDVFQTMLKNQIPENRVLSHDLLEGAYTRSALVTDVEFIDGYPAYYTSSSKRLHRWVRGDWQLVRWIFQKSPIDTLSKWKIFDNLRRSLIAPAIIILILLSITLLPYSSDKWLAVAFLSLIFPWLFDVSEVAISPIRGMNLSGKLVGSKIVIEQMFLIFSFLPYKACLMVDAIARTIYRLTISKKNLLQWQTSADSENLSKKSLNNYINTMWIGSLIAVIIGITSFYKNVTIGLIMFPLSILWFISPFTAYFISKESEGTQNISTSDVEFLRLTARKTYAYFEDFVNEEGNFLAPDNYQEYEDKGVAFRTSPTNMGMGLTSNLVAYDLGFIGILEFCERMDKILGSMESLEMYKGHFYNWYDIKTKEPLRPRYISTVDSGNLIAYLWLIDRTIDEFIASPIFNFNLKKGLIDTMNLADEEIKNTSIQIDGYYEDLKGQLRDEEFSLNGFYIIFSRVLEKEAYVEGNVNSEKLYWNVKLKNSVIRLKAGFDKLMPWIDGVSQGEEYIFGDLKEATLRVPLRKLPEKLERIKDAVEHRKSNTVDENRENYGKMINLLGTAKREIEEIIKKLTDIKNRVNKMAENADFKMLFDKRRDLFSIGYDIESDSLGKSYYDLLASEARQASFIAIARGEINQNHWFKLGRSITNVEKEKCLVSWSGTMFEYLMPIIIMKNYPDTLLSETYRSVVESQKKYCRKRKIPCWGISESAYSEVDNKNNYMYKAFGVPGIGLKRGLSDEFVVSPYSSVMALQVDVKGAISNMKNLLKEGAGGRYGFYEAIDYTKERLRGGKDKAIVKCFMVHHEGMSLMSLDNVINDKILQKRFHSIPRVKSAELLLQERVPKRIIYNEERAFEIPELKEQRQKIVERKYSTAKTKFPEVQILSNGTYSAMVSNSGSGYSKRDKEYIYRWRKDSIEESYGMFFYIRDLNNNKWWSAGYEPCQDEGDNYEVTFSIDKAKIKREDEGLITSTTITVSNEEDAEIRKMSIRNRSNTTKLLEITSYMEVTAAPFDADLVHPTFSNLFVRTEFEPQYGCLIASRRRRSEKENKSYVMHSMFTDGDVNGNIQYETSRINFIGRGRDVHNPEALNSPLKNTIGDVLDPVMSLRRRIKLQPGKTINISYITAISSSREEVLEIAKKYSSQSSIRRAFEITTTEVKMWMKYLNMMSSEANLYEMMASKILYLSENLNMRSDYIKNIKKSQPALWGYGISGDVPIMLLIVRNDGDIGFVRQMVRAHEYFEIKGLNVDLVILNLMENSYIQAFQDTINSFINQNIVRTKKDRIGKIFAFNKSLMPIEDMELLIGISKLVIDSDKGLIVSQLKVQGKEYKEIEDIKVHEVHYNIKDYKFKINSLRFFNDYGGFDEANNQYVIILNDNKNTPAPWINVVSNEKFGFHVSERGSAYTWCANSRENKITPWNNDPVSDVLGEALYIRDEVTGRYWSISPEPVRDNDDYIIEHGFGYSSFSHYKEGIIGKMTMFVPMYDNVKLIIVKLKNNTEVDRNLALAYYARMVLGVVAEHTEQYISTDIDLKNKIIYSRNPYSTSFGSLNAFLKIYGGEDESFTGSRREFIGRGNNLHIPQAMKKARLSNTAGSGIEPCMAEKVKITLKPNEEKEIVIMLGEETSLAQIKSVTDRYSSIENSERELTNTKEYWKSILNTVVVNTPDESMNIIMNGWLMYQLISCRLWSRTAFYQSGGAYGFRDQLQDTMPLTFVRPDMTRKQILISASRQFVEGDVQHWWHPVVDSGIRTRFSDDLLWLPYVTIDYIKGTGDLSILDEVVPYIEDEPLKEGEDERYSLTKVSDKTGTIYEHCIKAIDKALKFGIHNIPLMGSGDWNDGMNTVGNKGKGESVWLGWFLYSILQNFKDIAKLKNDDYRSGRYLELSDFIRESIDKNAWDGNWYRRAYFDDGTPLGSAQNDECQIDSLSQSWALISGGGKTDRAKVAMQSIEKYLVKEDRGMILLLTPPFDDSKLNPGYIKGYVPGVRENGGQYTHAATWVILAMTKLGEGKKAWKLFNMINPINHSRSFYDCQTYKVEPYVMAADVYAKEPHVGRGGWTWYTGTAGWMYRVGLEGILGLKLKEGKGFTIEPCVPNKWYSYSMQYRHKNSVYHIDVRRGDKREILLDGKVMEDRIIPFLEDGDHKVDVIIEKNI, encoded by the coding sequence ATGCTTTATGTATATATTTTTCTTCTATGTCTAATTATTTTTCTTATATACATATTGAGAGATATAAATAGAAAGAAAAGTTACAATCATAATGGAAAGATAAATTTGCATGAGGATTTTCACAATGATTATTTAGATGCTATAAAAAAATATAATAGTATGCCTAAAAGAAAAAGCAGAAGTGTACTTATAAAAAAACTAGATAGGAGTTATAAGGGACTTCTAAGGGGATATGAATATTTTGATAGAGAAATAAGAAATAAGAAAGAGATAGTTCCAGCAGCGGAATGGCTTCTTGATAATTTATATCTCATAGAGAAAGAGTATAAAGATATAAAACATAATATGCCTGAAATTTGTTACAAAAAATTGCCTATTGTAATTGAAGGAGCTTTTAGGGGGCTTCCAAGAGCATATTATCTTGGAATGAAAATAGTAAACAAGTTGGACGGAAAAATAAGCGAGGATACTGTTGTTTCGTATGTACATGAATATCAAAAAAAGTCGATACTAACAAGTTCTGAGATTTGGGCACTTCCACTTATGTTTAGAATGGCAGTTATTCAGAATATAGGTAGAATTACTGAGAGCATGGTATTTGCTCAGAATGAAAAGGCAAAAGCTGATAAACTTGGATACGAAATAATAAATTCTGGAAACGCAAACTCTGAGAAAATAAGGAAACTGCTTAAAGATGAAGGAATAATGACATCACATTTTATTGAAAGATTTATTAAAATTTTAAGAGATAATGGTGTTGATAATAAGGAGGTTTATGATTATATAGATAGAAAGCTTGAAATGCAGGAAACAACAACTAGCGAAATGGTAGTATTAGAGCATCAAAGGCAGGCTGAATTTCAAGTATTAATGGGAAATTGTATAAATGCTATAAGAGAGATTGAGGCTTTAAATTGGAAGCAATGTTTTGAAAAATTGAGTATTGTAGAGAGTATACTTAAAGATGATCCATCCAATATCTATAAAAGTATGGATTTTTCATCTAAAGATTACTATAGACACAATATAGAGAAAATTTCTAGAAGAATGAAGATTCCAGAATCTTTTGTAGCTAGGGCCGCTGTAAGGTGTGCACGTGAAGATGATTCTGAAAGTGATATAAAAAAGCACGTTGGGTATTACATAATAGATGAAGGAATTGATAGATTAAAAAATAAAATAGGAATACGTGAAAAAGGAATAAGTAGAATAATGTCAACTTTAAATAACCATAAAGTTGGAGTTTATATATGGATAAATATACTTGGAACTATTGCTTTATCACTCTTTTTACTTTACCTCATTTTTAGAGGAACAAATGAGTATAGAAACTGGATTTATGTATTGGGCTTTTTAGCAATTTTGATTCCTTGTTCAGAGATGGTTAATTCTGTACTTAATTGGAGTGTTAATCATTTAACAACTCCGAAGTTTGTATGTAAGATTGAATTACCTAAAGGTATACCTGATTATGCAAAAACAATTGTTGTAATTCCAGCTATTATAAATAGTGCTAGAAAGGCCAAAAATTTAATTGAAAATCTAGAAGTTTATTATTTGGCTAATAAAGAAAAAAATCTTTATTTTGCTCTTTTGGGCGATTTTAGAGACAGTAATATCAAGACAGAAGAATCTGATTATAAGATAAATAAAGTTGCTTTAAGGGCGGTAAAGGATTTAAACAAAAAATATTGTCAAAATGAAAGGGAAATTTTCTTTTTTCTTAATAGAGAGAGAAAGCTTAATACCAGTGAAGGTAAGTGGATTGGTTGGGAGAGAAAAAGAGGAAAACTCATGGAATTCAATTCACTTTTAAGAGGAGATAAAAATACAAGTTATAACGTGATAAGTGGAAGTTTAAAGGAGTTGTATGATGCGAAATACATAATAACACTTGATGAAGATACTAGGATGCCAAGAGATACAGCTAAAAAGCTTATAGGAGCCATGATACATGTTCTCAATATACCTGTAATAAAAGAAAATAAAGTCATAAGAGGATATGGAGTTATGCAGCCTAGAGTAAATATAAATTCTATTAGTGCAAATAAAACCATTTACTCTAAAGTTTTTTCAGGAGAAGCAGGTATTGACACATATAGTACTGCTGTCTCGGATGTGTACCAAGATTTGTTTGGCGAGGGTATCTTTGCAGGAAAGGGAATATACAATATAGATGTATTTCAAACTATGCTTAAGAATCAAATACCGGAAAATAGAGTTTTAAGCCATGATTTGCTAGAGGGAGCTTATACAAGATCAGCATTAGTTACAGATGTTGAGTTTATTGATGGCTATCCTGCTTATTATACTTCAAGTAGTAAGAGATTACATAGGTGGGTTAGAGGAGATTGGCAATTAGTAAGATGGATATTTCAAAAATCACCTATAGATACACTTTCTAAGTGGAAAATTTTTGATAACTTACGAAGAAGTCTTATAGCTCCAGCTATAATTATACTGATATTGTTATCAATAACTTTGCTTCCGTATAGTTCTGATAAATGGCTTGCTGTAGCATTTTTATCATTAATATTTCCATGGCTTTTTGACGTTTCAGAAGTTGCTATATCACCTATACGAGGTATGAATTTATCTGGAAAACTTGTTGGAAGTAAAATTGTAATTGAGCAGATGTTTTTGATATTTAGTTTTCTACCATACAAAGCTTGCCTGATGGTTGATGCTATAGCAAGAACAATATATAGATTAACAATAAGTAAAAAAAATCTACTTCAATGGCAGACATCAGCTGACTCAGAAAATTTATCTAAGAAAAGCTTAAATAACTATATAAATACTATGTGGATAGGAAGCTTAATAGCGGTTATAATTGGCATTACATCCTTTTACAAAAATGTTACAATTGGGTTAATAATGTTTCCGCTAAGTATACTATGGTTTATAAGTCCATTTACTGCATATTTTATCAGTAAGGAAAGTGAAGGTACTCAAAATATAAGTACGTCAGATGTAGAATTTTTAAGGTTAACTGCTAGAAAAACTTATGCTTATTTTGAGGATTTTGTTAATGAAGAGGGCAATTTCCTTGCACCAGATAATTATCAAGAATATGAAGATAAGGGAGTTGCGTTTAGAACATCTCCAACAAATATGGGAATGGGATTAACTTCAAACTTAGTAGCTTATGATTTGGGATTTATCGGAATATTGGAGTTCTGTGAAAGAATGGATAAGATATTGGGCAGTATGGAGTCTCTTGAAATGTATAAAGGACATTTTTATAATTGGTACGATATAAAAACTAAAGAACCATTGAGACCAAGGTATATATCCACTGTTGATAGTGGAAATTTAATAGCATATTTATGGCTTATAGATAGAACAATTGACGAGTTCATAGCATCTCCTATCTTTAATTTTAACTTGAAAAAAGGTCTAATTGATACTATGAATTTAGCGGATGAGGAAATAAAAAATACATCAATTCAAATAGATGGATATTATGAGGATTTGAAAGGTCAATTAAGGGATGAAGAATTCAGTTTAAACGGGTTCTACATAATATTTTCTAGGGTTCTAGAAAAAGAAGCATATGTAGAAGGAAATGTAAATTCTGAAAAGTTGTATTGGAATGTTAAGCTCAAGAATAGTGTTATTAGACTGAAAGCTGGATTTGATAAGTTAATGCCTTGGATAGATGGTGTTAGTCAAGGCGAAGAATATATTTTCGGTGATTTAAAAGAAGCTACTTTAAGAGTACCTCTTAGAAAATTACCTGAAAAATTGGAAAGGATAAAAGATGCTGTAGAACATAGGAAGAGTAATACTGTAGATGAAAATAGAGAAAACTATGGAAAGATGATAAATTTACTGGGTACAGCTAAAAGAGAAATTGAAGAAATTATTAAAAAATTAACAGATATAAAAAATAGGGTAAATAAAATGGCTGAAAATGCTGATTTTAAAATGCTTTTTGATAAAAGGCGTGATTTATTTTCAATAGGGTATGATATTGAAAGTGATAGTTTGGGAAAAAGTTATTATGATCTCTTAGCATCTGAGGCAAGACAGGCAAGTTTTATAGCAATTGCAAGGGGAGAAATAAATCAAAATCATTGGTTTAAACTAGGAAGATCAATAACTAATGTGGAAAAAGAAAAGTGTCTTGTATCTTGGAGTGGAACTATGTTTGAATATCTTATGCCTATTATAATAATGAAAAACTATCCAGATACGCTTTTAAGTGAAACATATAGATCAGTTGTTGAAAGTCAAAAAAAATATTGTAGAAAAAGAAAAATTCCATGTTGGGGAATTTCAGAATCAGCATATTCAGAAGTAGATAATAAAAATAATTATATGTATAAGGCCTTTGGAGTTCCAGGAATAGGACTTAAAAGAGGACTTTCAGATGAGTTTGTAGTATCGCCTTATTCATCTGTAATGGCACTTCAGGTTGATGTTAAAGGTGCAATAAGTAATATGAAAAATCTTTTAAAAGAAGGCGCTGGGGGAAGATATGGATTTTATGAAGCTATTGATTACACTAAAGAAAGGCTAAGAGGAGGAAAGGATAAGGCTATAGTAAAGTGTTTTATGGTTCACCATGAAGGAATGAGTTTGATGTCTCTAGATAATGTTATAAACGATAAGATACTTCAAAAAAGGTTTCATAGCATTCCAAGGGTTAAATCAGCTGAGCTTCTTCTACAAGAAAGAGTGCCAAAGAGGATTATATACAATGAAGAGAGGGCATTTGAGATTCCAGAACTTAAGGAACAAAGGCAGAAAATAGTAGAGAGAAAGTATTCAACAGCTAAAACTAAATTTCCAGAAGTTCAGATTTTATCAAATGGTACCTATTCTGCCATGGTTTCAAATAGTGGGAGTGGTTACAGTAAGCGCGATAAAGAATATATATACAGATGGAGAAAAGACTCCATAGAAGAAAGCTATGGAATGTTCTTCTATATAAGGGATTTAAACAATAACAAATGGTGGAGTGCTGGATATGAGCCTTGTCAGGATGAAGGTGATAATTATGAAGTCACTTTTTCTATTGATAAGGCAAAGATTAAGAGGGAAGATGAAGGCTTAATTACAAGTACTACAATAACTGTTTCAAATGAAGAGGATGCAGAAATAAGAAAGATGTCTATAAGAAATAGAAGTAATACAACTAAACTTTTAGAAATAACAAGTTACATGGAGGTTACAGCGGCTCCTTTTGATGCAGATTTAGTTCATCCTACCTTCAGTAATTTATTTGTAAGAACAGAGTTTGAACCACAATATGGATGTTTGATTGCTTCACGAAGAAGAAGAAGTGAAAAAGAAAATAAAAGCTATGTTATGCACTCGATGTTTACGGATGGAGACGTAAATGGAAATATTCAATATGAAACTAGTAGAATTAACTTTATAGGAAGAGGAAGAGATGTTCATAATCCAGAAGCTTTAAATTCTCCGCTTAAGAATACAATTGGAGATGTGTTAGACCCTGTTATGAGTCTTAGAAGAAGAATAAAATTGCAGCCAGGAAAAACAATAAATATTTCATATATAACTGCAATCTCATCGTCAAGAGAAGAGGTTTTAGAGATTGCAAAAAAATATTCTTCTCAAAGTAGTATAAGAAGAGCATTTGAGATTACAACCACAGAAGTAAAAATGTGGATGAAGTATTTAAATATGATGTCCTCAGAAGCAAATTTGTATGAAATGATGGCATCTAAAATATTATATCTAAGTGAAAACCTTAATATGAGATCAGATTATATAAAAAATATAAAGAAATCTCAACCAGCGCTTTGGGGATATGGTATTTCAGGTGATGTTCCAATAATGCTCTTAATTGTAAGAAATGATGGAGATATTGGTTTTGTAAGGCAAATGGTAAGAGCGCATGAGTACTTTGAAATTAAAGGATTAAATGTCGATTTAGTAATACTGAATCTCATGGAAAATTCCTACATCCAAGCATTCCAGGATACAATAAATAGTTTTATAAATCAAAATATAGTTAGAACGAAAAAGGATAGGATAGGAAAAATATTTGCATTCAATAAATCATTAATGCCAATAGAGGATATGGAATTGCTAATTGGTATTTCAAAACTTGTAATTGATTCTGATAAAGGTCTAATAGTAAGTCAGCTTAAAGTTCAAGGTAAGGAGTATAAGGAAATTGAAGATATTAAAGTTCATGAAGTTCATTATAATATAAAAGATTATAAGTTCAAAATTAATTCACTTAGGTTTTTTAATGATTATGGTGGATTTGATGAGGCTAACAATCAATATGTAATTATTCTAAATGACAATAAGAATACTCCAGCACCTTGGATAAATGTTGTGTCTAATGAGAAATTTGGTTTTCATGTATCTGAAAGAGGATCAGCGTATACTTGGTGTGCAAATAGTAGAGAGAATAAGATAACCCCTTGGAACAATGATCCTGTGTCAGATGTTTTAGGAGAAGCACTTTATATAAGGGATGAAGTTACAGGAAGGTATTGGAGTATAAGCCCTGAGCCAGTTAGAGACAATGATGATTATATAATTGAACATGGTTTTGGATACAGTAGTTTTAGCCATTATAAAGAAGGAATAATAGGTAAAATGACAATGTTTGTTCCTATGTATGATAATGTTAAGCTTATAATTGTAAAGCTTAAAAATAATACTGAGGTTGATAGGAACCTGGCTTTAGCCTATTATGCAAGAATGGTTTTAGGTGTAGTGGCAGAACATACTGAACAATATATTTCTACAGATATAGATTTGAAAAATAAAATAATTTACTCAAGAAATCCCTACAGCACAAGCTTTGGTAGCTTAAATGCTTTTCTTAAAATATATGGGGGAGAAGACGAAAGTTTCACAGGTAGTAGAAGAGAATTTATCGGAAGAGGAAATAATCTTCACATACCACAGGCAATGAAAAAGGCTAGGTTATCAAATACAGCTGGAAGTGGAATAGAACCGTGCATGGCTGAAAAAGTAAAAATTACTTTAAAACCAAATGAGGAAAAGGAAATAGTAATAATGTTAGGTGAAGAAACTTCACTAGCACAAATTAAGAGTGTAACAGATAGATATTCTTCTATTGAAAATTCAGAAAGAGAGCTTACAAATACAAAAGAATATTGGAAATCTATTTTGAATACTGTTGTTGTAAACACGCCCGATGAGAGTATGAATATAATAATGAATGGATGGCTTATGTATCAGCTTATATCCTGTAGATTATGGTCTAGAACTGCTTTTTATCAGTCTGGAGGAGCTTATGGTTTCAGAGATCAGCTTCAAGATACTATGCCACTTACCTTTGTTAGACCAGATATGACAAGAAAGCAAATTCTTATCAGTGCATCAAGACAGTTTGTAGAAGGAGATGTTCAGCATTGGTGGCATCCAGTTGTGGATAGTGGTATAAGAACTAGATTTTCGGATGATTTATTATGGCTTCCTTACGTAACTATAGATTATATAAAGGGAACTGGTGATTTAAGCATCTTAGATGAAGTTGTTCCTTATATAGAGGATGAACCACTAAAAGAGGGTGAAGATGAGAGATATAGTCTTACAAAAGTTTCAGATAAGACAGGAACGATATATGAACACTGTATAAAGGCAATAGATAAGGCTCTTAAATTTGGAATTCACAATATACCTCTTATGGGAAGTGGTGACTGGAATGACGGAATGAACACTGTAGGTAATAAAGGAAAAGGTGAAAGTGTATGGCTTGGATGGTTTTTATATTCCATTCTTCAAAATTTTAAAGATATAGCAAAATTGAAGAATGACGATTACAGAAGCGGAAGGTATTTAGAATTAAGTGATTTTATACGAGAAAGTATAGATAAAAATGCATGGGATGGAAATTGGTATAGGAGAGCTTATTTTGATGACGGTACTCCTCTTGGTTCAGCACAGAATGATGAATGCCAGATAGATTCGTTGTCACAGTCCTGGGCACTTATATCAGGTGGAGGTAAAACTGATAGAGCTAAGGTAGCAATGCAGTCAATTGAAAAGTATCTTGTAAAGGAAGACAGAGGAATGATATTACTTCTAACACCTCCTTTTGATGATTCTAAGTTAAATCCAGGATATATAAAAGGGTATGTACCAGGAGTTAGAGAGAATGGAGGTCAATACACTCATGCAGCTACTTGGGTAATACTTGCTATGACAAAGTTGGGTGAAGGTAAAAAGGCATGGAAATTATTTAATATGATAAATCCTATAAATCATTCAAGATCTTTCTATGATTGTCAAACCTATAAGGTTGAACCTTATGTAATGGCAGCGGATGTTTATGCAAAAGAACCCCATGTTGGAAGAGGTGGTTGGACTTGGTACACAGGTACTGCTGGTTGGATGTATAGGGTTGGACTTGAGGGTATACTTGGATTAAAACTAAAAGAAGGTAAAGGTTTTACAATTGAACCATGTGTTCCAAACAAATGGTATTCCTATAGCATGCAATATAGACATAAGAACAGTGTATATCATATAGATGTTAGAAGAGGAGATAAAAGAGAAATTTTACTAGATGGTAAAGTAATGGAAGATAGAATAATTCCGTTTTTGGAGGACGGTGATCATAAGGTTGATGTTATTATAGAGAAGAATATATAG
- a CDS encoding LrgB family protein — protein sequence MNSLVTSPVFGVLISLVAYLIGEFLKEKTKLSIFNPLLISIIILISFLLKFNIKYTDYNKGGQLISFFLSPATVALALPFYKKFSLFKKNALPIIIGILCGAASGIIYIILFSRLFNFSDALTESLLPKSITTPIGMELSRQLGGIPAITVVSIIITGILGTIVGPFLYKLLKFKDKVAMGIAMGACSHAVGTAKAMEIGETEGAMSSLTMALSGIITVFLAPLIWHLFLMLTK from the coding sequence GTGAATAGTTTAGTTACTTCTCCAGTATTCGGTGTACTAATTTCTTTGGTAGCTTACTTAATAGGAGAATTTTTAAAGGAAAAAACAAAGCTTTCAATTTTTAATCCACTTTTAATCTCTATTATTATATTAATATCTTTTTTACTAAAGTTTAATATAAAATATACTGATTATAATAAAGGTGGACAGCTAATTTCCTTCTTTTTATCACCAGCTACAGTAGCTCTTGCTTTGCCATTTTATAAGAAGTTTTCGTTATTCAAAAAGAATGCTTTACCAATAATCATTGGAATTTTATGCGGCGCTGCTTCCGGAATTATTTATATAATTTTATTTTCAAGATTATTTAACTTTTCTGATGCTTTAACAGAATCACTGCTTCCAAAGTCCATAACAACACCAATAGGAATGGAGCTATCAAGACAGCTTGGTGGCATACCTGCTATTACTGTTGTTTCAATTATAATAACTGGAATTCTTGGAACTATTGTAGGACCATTTCTATATAAACTGTTAAAGTTTAAAGATAAAGTAGCTATGGGTATAGCTATGGGAGCATGCTCTCATGCAGTTGGAACTGCAAAGGCTATGGAAATAGGTGAAACAGAAGGAGCAATGAGTAGTTTAACTATGGCACTTTCAGGAATTATCACCGTATTTTTAGCTCCTCTTATATGGCATTTATTTTTAATGCTTACTAAGTAA
- a CDS encoding CidA/LrgA family protein, whose protein sequence is MKYLKQLMIILSAYFLGVIIQLVFNLPIPGTVLGLILLFLALYTKIIKVEMIEDICDVLISHMSFFFVPAGVGLMTSFGILKGKWLKLMTIVIISTILVWIVTAYVVNFLRKVLTRE, encoded by the coding sequence TTGAAATACTTAAAGCAGTTAATGATTATTTTAAGTGCGTACTTTCTTGGTGTAATAATCCAACTAGTATTCAACCTTCCTATCCCCGGAACTGTTTTAGGACTCATTTTATTATTTCTTGCACTCTATACAAAAATAATAAAAGTAGAAATGATTGAAGATATATGCGATGTTTTGATATCACATATGTCATTTTTCTTCGTTCCTGCCGGAGTGGGTCTTATGACATCCTTTGGAATACTTAAAGGAAAGTGGCTCAAATTAATGACTATAGTGATTATCTCTACAATCTTAGTCTGGATTGTGACAGCTTACGTAGTAAATTTTTTAAGGAAGGTGCTTACCCGTGAATAG
- a CDS encoding spore coat protein, with translation MNSVLESITGMDVLNDHVVATDFLISTKSGVKNYAVAITETATPRVRAILRKHLDEGINCHEKILNYMMTNGYYHPYNMQEQYKTDMKSTETSLNLNR, from the coding sequence ATGAATAGTGTTTTAGAAAGTATAACGGGAATGGATGTGCTTAATGATCACGTCGTGGCAACAGACTTCTTAATTTCAACTAAGTCTGGAGTAAAAAACTATGCTGTAGCTATAACTGAAACAGCTACACCTAGAGTAAGAGCTATTTTAAGGAAACATCTTGATGAAGGTATAAACTGCCACGAAAAAATATTGAACTACATGATGACAAACGGTTATTACCATCCCTATAATATGCAAGAACAATATAAAACTGATATGAAATCAACTGAAACCTCTTTGAATCTAAACAGGTAA
- a CDS encoding spore coat protein CotF — MQQPKLGVHETMELHELLTFKNLCLTKTTVMTGLVSDPNLKSILQDDISTTKRQIGELKELIKDSDMCSPEGVMHQ, encoded by the coding sequence ATGCAACAACCTAAACTCGGAGTACATGAAACAATGGAATTACATGAGCTTTTAACATTCAAAAATTTGTGTTTAACAAAAACAACTGTCATGACCGGATTAGTTTCTGATCCCAACCTAAAGTCAATTTTACAAGATGACATCAGTACAACAAAAAGACAAATAGGAGAACTTAAAGAACTTATAAAGGATTCGGATATGTGTTCTCCAGAAGGTGTTATGCATCAATAA
- a CDS encoding ferritin family protein — MKAQQGELDAVIVYKKLSSILKEEEYKKTFLSIAADEGKHAAILKKYTEEKLIPKKLKANFVYIIYSIFGLKFTLGILEKGEFKAAEAYLPLQDKFKAIKEILDDEKRHGELMNNMKK, encoded by the coding sequence ATAAAAGCGCAGCAGGGAGAGTTAGATGCTGTAATAGTATATAAAAAACTATCATCTATACTAAAGGAAGAAGAGTATAAAAAAACATTTTTGAGCATTGCTGCTGACGAAGGAAAACATGCAGCAATACTCAAAAAGTATACCGAAGAAAAATTGATACCTAAAAAATTAAAGGCTAATTTTGTGTATATCATTTATAGCATCTTTGGACTTAAATTTACTCTTGGTATTTTAGAAAAAGGTGAATTTAAGGCTGCTGAAGCATATTTACCTCTTCAGGATAAATTTAAGGCTATTAAAGAGATACTTGATGATGAAAAAAGACATGGGGAACTTATGAATAATATGAAAAAGTAG